From Theileria orientalis strain Shintoku DNA, chromosome 4, complete genome, the proteins below share one genomic window:
- a CDS encoding uncharacterized protein (prefoldin domain containing protein), with protein sequence MHFIKGIVDGILATDSDATHKSKHQYDPDEPEYESECYERTDGSKYRIHSNENIHITSSISHLSELYKSERDHCLNSLIIRYGEGCVQQLSELLKSNHETIVALSQQLQNNLSSLKEVNDKVESAAIEHIKLKNENNNLTQRLQQLSSENVGLKSQLTQADIAIKSNESRIASLNELLKDNKNTFENMKDRCGEFYRLKCEIEELKKKLSLSESHVAMLRKERDEYWADPSRAPKDEEYKKRILQALDREDRAVAVAKIMASQATNLTMTPKVKVVDLKTNEVDEHMVSELQVRVDKLEYENTHLKEINESLHTMYADLSKNMSEVKNAYLKESIESFTSYFPPKLKPIQLVFVQPTGVLDLEFNPESLPSYLEATHALRSGSQSSASSYQQTRQPLQSSSDLREASQPGHDQSQDHSEAEPVKKVSSKMNLRSKVINYVTNLDASRRQLQKHEEANLLNLDSPEVTKPTRHHDQTLDQGSFDVHEQQAKTSAHSDNLKSWNSDWDFFEEDNTSVENDGTADPGKSFTPDDTLRSERMLDGGAKDVGISRANYSESLSDDPFDAIIKEQESERAEQQPQPGSVKSKKGWDDVDFDDEMFQ encoded by the exons ATGCATTTCATAAAGGGGATCGTAGACGGGATTTTGGCTACAGATTCAGATGCTACGCATAAGTCGAAACACCAATATGATCCTGACGAACCCGAATATGAATCCGAGTGCTACGAACGGACTGATGGTTCAAAATATCGCATCCATTCAAAcgaaaacatacacatcacGAGCTCAATTTCACACCTGAGTGAGTTGTACAAGTCGGAAAGAGACCACTGCCTGAACTCACTGATAATACGCTACGGAGAAGGCTGCGTGCAACAGCTTTCAGAATTGCTCAAATCGAACCACGAAACAATAGTAGCACTGTCACAACAGCTACAAAACAACCTTTCGTCGCTGAAGGAAGTGAACGACAAGGTGGAATCCGCAGCGATTGAGCACAttaagctgaagaacgagAATAACAACCTGACCCAACGGCTACAGCAGTTATCGTCGGAGAACGTGGGCCTAAAGTCACAGCTGACGCAGGCGGATATAGCAATCAAGTCAAACGAGAGTCGGATAGCGAGTCTGAACG AGCTGCTCAAGGACAACAAGAACACCTTCGAAAACATGAAGGACAGGTGCGGGGAGTTCTACAGGCTCAAGTGCGAGatcgaggagctgaagaagaagctgtCGCTCTCAGAAAGCCACGTGGCGATGCTAAGGAAGGAGCGGGACGAGTACTGGGCAGACCCGAGTCGAGCACCGAAAGACGAA GAGTACAAGAAGAGGATACTGCAGGCGCTAGACAGAGAGGACAGAGCAGTAGCAGTTGCAAAGATAATGGCGTCCCAAGCGACGAATTTAACAAT GACACCAAAGGTGAAGGTAGTTGATTTAAAG ACCAACGAGGTCGACGAACACATGGTGAGTGAGTTGCAAGTTAGAGTTGACAAGCTGGAGTACGAAAACACACACCTGAAGGAAATCAACGAGAGTCTACACACGATGTACGCAGACCTCAGTAAAAATATGAGCGAGGTGAAGAACgcgtacctgaaggagtcAATAGAGTCGTTCACGTCGTACTTCCCGCCAAAGTTGAAGCCGATACAGCTGGTGTTCGTACAGCCGACAGGAGTGCTGGACTTGGAGTTCAACCCGGAGTCGTTGCCGTCGTATTTGGAGGCGACGCACGCTCTGCGCTCAGGCTCACAGTCGTCAGCATCATCGTACCAGCAAACGCGACAGCCCTTGCAGAGCAGTTCAGA CCTCAGGGAAGCCTCGCAACCAGGACACGACCAGTCCCAGGACCACTCGGAGGCAGAGCCAGTTAAAAAGGTTTCCTCAAAGATGAACCTCAGATCCAAGGTGATCAACTACGTGACGAACTTGGACGCCTCTCGGCGCCAGCTTCAAAAGCATGAAGAGGCTAATCTGCTTAACCTGGACTCGCCAGAGGTAACTAAGCCAACCAGGCACCACGACCAGACGTTGGATCAGGGCAGCTTCGATGTGCACGAGCAGCAGGCCAAGACATCGGCTCATTCAGACAACTTGAAGAGCTGGAACTCAGACTGGGACTTCTTTGAGGAGGATAACA CATCAGTTGAAAATGATGGAACAGCAGACCCTGGCAAGTCATTTACACCTGACGACACTCTGCGAAGTGAGCGCATGTTAGATGGAGGAGCAAAAGACGTGGGCATCAGCAGGGCAAACTACAGTGAATCGCTCTCCGATGACCCCTTCGATGCGATCATAAAGGAGCAGGAGTCGGAACGTGCA GAGCAACAGCCGCAGCCCGGGAGCGTGAAGAGCAAAAAGGGCTGGGACGACGTGGACTTCGACGACGAAATGTTTCAGTAG
- a CDS encoding vacuolar ATP synthase translates to MELCTFNVNYGYLEGIVRGYRSSFLSPMDYKKMGVAETLEDLRTVLEATDYNSAFIDEQAQITTKLISRRCREKLASDYAYLRQQSDGDLALFLDFIAREKMIDNLIALLQGLLNKTDPDELMDRIDPIGWFRGIKALINSEIGQSAEELYFDKNHIKHPGPYFERYLPTVTYTRGSSSSIDKTLKTLDAANIAVMKASLKKMWLEDFYNFSVSLGGTTAEVMGHILKTEADFKALSLTLNCLNMTQATALHDRNKLYPSIGYLYPYGTDKLCKAFNESTVQAALVPYPKYAELYESSKSNYHSESRASRYDGTEKSLEDLFYAESVHLCEMSFEQQLHFGIFYAWVKLKEQEIRNITWIADMILLRRREEISRVLPIFKSRV, encoded by the exons ATGGAGCTGTGCACGTTTAACGTAAACTACGGGTACCTGGAAGGCATCGTGCGGGGCTACCGGTCCTCGTTCCTGTCGCCCATGGACTACAAGAAGATGGGCGTCGCCGAAACGCTGGAGGACCTGCGGACGGTCCTGGAGGCGACGGATTACAATTCAGCATTTATCGACGAGCAGGCGCAGATAACGACTAAGCTCATATCGCGGCGCTGCAGGGAGAAACTGGCTTCCGACTACGC GTACCTGAGGCAGCAGTCGGACGGAGACTTGGCGTTATTTTTGGACTTCATAGC GCGGGAGAAGATGATCGACAATTTAATTGCCCTCCTCCAGGGATTGCTGAATAAAACGGATCCGGACGAGCTGATGGACAGAATTGATCCGATAGGATGGTTCAGAGGAATTAAGGCGCTAATAAACTCGGAAATAGGCCAGTCGGCCGAGGAACT GTACTTTGATAAAAATCACATAAAACACCCAGGGCCGTATTTTGAAAGGTATCTGCCAACAGTTACGTACACCAGGGGCTCCAGCAGTAGCATAGATAAAACGCTGAAGACGCTGGACGCAGCGAACATCGCGGTCATGAAGGCCagcctgaagaagatgtgGCTGGAGGACTTCTACAACTTCTCAGTCTCGCTGGGAGGGACCACAGCCGAGGTTATGGGCCACATTCTGAAGACCGAAGCGGATTTCAAGGCACTTTCACTCACGCTCAACTGCCTTAACATGACGCAGGCGACGGCACTTCACGACAGGAACAAGCTGTACCCCTCGATTGGGTACCTGTACCCGTACGGCACGGACAAACTCTGCAAAGCATTCAACGAATCTACAGTTCAAGCGGCATTGGTGCCATACCCGAAGTACGCGGAGCTCTATGAGTCATCGAAGTCTAACTACCAC tcCGAATCCAGAGCGTCGAGGTACGACGGCACGGAAAAGTCACTGGAGGACCTGTTCTACGCAGAGAGCGTGCACCTGTGCGAAATGAGCTTTGAACAGCAGTTACACTTTGGAATCTTCTACGCCTGGGTCAAGCTCAAGGAGCAGGAAATAAGGAACATAACCTGGATCGCAGATATGATACTGCTGCGAAGAAGAGAGGAAATATCGCGTGTTTTGCCAATATTTAAGTCGAGAGTGTGA
- a CDS encoding uncharacterized protein (protein of unknown function DUF529 repeat containing protein), translating to MKRSFVSVLFVLLSAGGVLSTPLSVKLDLNVRDEEHFKIESAQLDNVYYTHYTPKWDQFVSRVYQSNVKIWESSGYARLVYALTAHGKNAPSLLYIKVDKGYSAEYKYYKNQSSRWVEIDLCEYEKSVAELARAVKLEEMFTLNVFQPVNDKYYTIQFSTKERPYTYITPRVGYVARSVKYLKETLWKAQKYGDRCVAVWAYLNNATYYMVRLLVTRHNDESEILTFVLKNQGWEMVDLMDKTHTNKYAQKPENFIYPNYKFSFAGSTPEALEEDNPEESALDVPRESYFDVTGDYYKFNVQDGDDAEEGEAPVSERVNSKEVDKRELATEISETEVLHLSDPTTRRVRVDLRHVDNVLYKIYRIGRFNAPAKVVDTSGTVWAARTKAERCVYLMSAQSHGSAYALYMVIEVGGEMTSAYFLRVKEKWVKTNLEHYKQVVEHLKKNARKTKMAIDIANKVQNVNATVVYNNEKSPNYMFLPRKGYECIRVENNKETIWQAVGEERCVALWSYECFGKPYYVRMVTTDAYGMSDLISLLNADGKWELLTSYNVAAVNHLRITGPSNFFNPEYDFNRLPEYGARPLADIIKETTSGAEERKSVERKSECSFKGVKDRLKKIESEDSVTYAVTTVKEEENTETRVEAVAEAKETTVGNKKELTLPGYRPALRTFDPNRLLTIDLAPEGTKITDRIYSVFDNKIKLVGYHAPPGYYFDLVTHGTTQLFWGTVDTTLCYAVNLYLKGEHYYLCDLLLRNREHDMTVYFRLEDYVWVAVPKKEYMLSLEELSSTKAP from the exons ATGAAAAGGTCGTTTGTGAGTGTAttgtttgtattattaAGTGCGGGCGGTGTACTTTCAACGCCCCTCTCTGTAAAACTAGACCTCAACGTCAGAGACGAAGAgcattttaaaatagaaaGTGCGCAGTTAGATAAcgtttattatacacattatacCCCGAAATGGGATCAGTTTGTTTCAAGGGTGTACCAAtcaaatgtaaaaatatggGAATCGAGTGGATACGCTCGCTTAGTCTACGCCCTGACGGCCCATGGCAAAAACGCCCCTAGTCTCTTATACATTAAAGTAGACAAGGGCTACTCAGCGGAGTACAAGTACTATAAGAACCAATCGAGCCGATGGGTAGAGATAGACCTCTGCGAGTACGAAAAATCAGTAGCCGAGCTGGCAAGGGCCGTGAAGCTGGAAGAGATGTTTACACTAAATGTGTTCCAGCCAGTAAACGACAAGTACTACACAATCCAATTCTCCACAAAGGAGAGGCCGTACACGTACATAACGCCCAGGGTGGGCTACGTGGCCAGATCTGTAAAATACCTAAAGGAGACCCTGTGGAAGGCGCAGAAGTACGGCGACAGGTGCGTGGCAGTGTGGGCCTACCTGAACAACGCCACGTACTACATGGTTAGACTGCTGGTGACTAGACATAACGACGAGTCTGAAATACTCACATTTGTCCTAAAAAACCAGGGGTGGGAGATGGTGGACCTGATGGACAAGACACACACGAACAAGTACGCCCAGAAGCCAGAGAACTTCATATACCCGAACTACAAGTTCAGCTTCGCAGGCTC CACCCCAGAAGCTCTGGAAGAGGATAATCCGGAAGAATCTGCCCTGGACGTGCCCAGAGAGTCATACTTCGACGTGACCGGAGACTACTACAAGTTTAACGTTCAGGACGGAGATGACGCGGAAGAGGGCGAAGCGCCTGTGTCTGAGAGGGTGAACTCTAAAGAAGTCGACAAGAGGGAGCTGGCCACTGAAATCAGCGAGACGGAAGTGCTGCACCTGTCGGACCCGACCACGAGAAGAGTACGGGTTGACCTGAGACACGTGGACAACGtactatataaaatatacaggATCGGGAGGTTTAACGCCCCAGCGAAAGTGGTGGACACCTCTGGCACGGTGTGGGCAGCAAGAACGAAGGCCGAAAGGTGTGTGTACCTGATGTCAGCACAGAGCCACGGCAGCGCTTACGCACTGTACATGGTGATAGAGGTGGGAGGAGAGATGACGTCAGCCTATTTCCTGAGAGTCAAGGAAAAGTGGGTTAAAACAAACCTGGAGCATTACAAGCAGGTAGTAGAGCACCTCAAGAAGAACGCGAGAAAGACGAAGATGGCAATAGACATCGCAAACAAGGTCCAAAACGTAAACGCCACGGTAGTGTACAACAATGAGAAGTCGCCTAACTATATGTTCCTGCCGAGGAAAGGGTACGAGTGTATCCGAGTGGAGAACAATAAAGAGACGATATGGCAAGCAGTGGGAGAAGAGAGGTGTGTAGCACTGTGGTCCTACGAATGCTTCGGAAAACCGTACTACGTGAGGATGGTGACAACAGACGCGTACGGAATGTCGGATCTGATCTCGCTCCTTAACGCAGACGGAAAGTGGGAGTTGCTGACGTCATACAACGTGGCGGCAGTCAACCACCTGAGGATAACAGGACCCTCGAACTTCTTTAACCCGGAGTACGATTTTAACAGACTGCCAGAGTACGGAGCAAGGCCGCTGGCAGACATCATAAAAGAAACGACCTCTGGCGCAGAGGAAAGAAAATCAGTAGAAAGAAAGAGTGAATGTAGTTTTAAGGGAGTAAAAGATAGGTTGAAAAAGATTGAATCAGAAGATTCAGTAACCTATGCAGTTACGACAgtaaaggaagaagaaaacaCGGAAACGAGAGTAGAGGCGGTAGCAGAGGCAAAGGAAACAACAGTgggaaataaaaaggagtTGACACTGCCAGGATATAGACCAGCCTTGAGAACATTTGACCCGAATAGGCTACTGACCATAGATCTGGCGCCAGAAGGGACTAAAATAACGGACAGAATATACTCAGTATTcgataataaaattaagctCGTCGGGTACCACGCGCCGCCAGGATACTACTTCGACCTGGTAACACACGGGACCACACAGCTGTTCTGGGGAACAGTGGACACGACGCTATGCTACGCAGTGAACCTGTACCTGAAGGGAGAGCACTACTACCTGTGCGACCTGCTCCTGAGAAACAGAGAACACGACATGACAGTGTACTTCAGGCTCGAGGACTACGTGTGGGTGGCAGTTCCTAAGAAGGAATACATGCTCTCGCTCGAAGAGCTGAGCTCAACAAAAGCACCCTAG
- a CDS encoding uncharacterized protein (proteasome component region PCI domain containing protein) yields MADLDNVGVQLPSDAFKDLVSQCISMLEAAVARSESRFVIRLMRHYKSLRTLLKAHPGSSVPFLRSLLKEYAYGANPCQVAENAYNSLPEHLIPQIPPETQPSTKSAQEGESSKPHLEPARFQYTTSTFLEIQEYICRDSQLPETKVMLCTLALIYLIDTGEYEKAMNLADALANLMLSFNKRIMDYLGAKIYFYYSRSFELGGRFKDARRKACLHHDPMTQAVTFNCILRNLIHYKLYPSAFKFICKTTFPEYLSSNAQYARYLYYYGKVLSVQLEYSEAYSKLMQSLRKAPQNDKTAYGFKLMATKMSVIVGLLMCDIPSKNVFTNPTMRRDLAPYESVVLAVTNGDLNTFSQLCEKYSGTFLKDDTMFLISRLRDNVIKCGLRKINVAYSKINLSNVANKLGIKSVEQTENIIAKAIHDGIIEALIDHENQYVQSKVNVDLYKSYEPMRAFHKRIQFCLKLHSNAIQAMRYPEEPDHPKDVKNNASIDKDPLESLDYENDMGDGGFM; encoded by the exons ATGGCAGACTTAGACAACGTAGGGGTTCAGTTGCCATCGGATGCATTTAAGGATTTGGTATCCCAGTGCATATCAATGCTTGAAGCAGCCGTGGCGCGCTCTGAATCAAGATTTGTGATAAGATTGATGCGACATTACAAGAGTTTGAGGACCCTCCTCAAAGCACATCCCGGAAGTTCGGTCCCGTTTTTGAGATCCCTGCTCAAGGAGTATGCGTACGGTGCAAACCCATGTCAGGTGGCCGAAAACGCCTACAACTCGCTCCCGGAACATTTGATTCCACAAATACCTCCGGAGACCCAACCTTCCACAAAGTCGGCCCAGGAAGGCGAATCTTCGAAGCCTCATCTTGAACCGGCGAGGTTCCAGTACACAACGTCGACATTTTTGGAGATCCAGGAGTACATCTGCAGGGATTCCCAACTCCCGGAGACGAAGGTGATGCTCTGCACGCTGGCGCTGATATATCTGATCGACACGGGAGAATACGAGAAG GCCATGAACCTGGCGGATGCTTTGGCAAATCTCATGTTGAGTTTCAACAAGAGGATAATGGACTACTTGGGAGCAAAG ATATACTTCTACTACTCGAGAAGTTTTGAACTGGGAGGAAGGTTCAAGGACGCCAGAAG GAAGGCGTGCCTGCATCACGATCCAATGACTCAAGCAGTCACATTCAACTGTATTCTGAGGAACCTAATTCACTATAAACTATACCCGTCGGcgtttaaattt ATCTGCAAGACCACGTTCCCGGAGTATCTCAGTTCAAACGCACAGTACGCAAGATACCTATACTATTACG GAAAAGTATTGTCGGTACAGCTGGAATACAGCGAAGCGTACTCGAAGCTGATGCAATCGCTCAGAAAGGCACCTCAGAACGATAAAACAGCATACGGATTTAAGTTAATG GCGACGAAGATGTCAGTAATTGTTGGATTGCTGATGTGCGATATACCTAGTAAAAACGTATTCACAAATCCGACCATGAGGAGAGACCTTGCTCCATACGAGTCAGTAGTGCTG GCTGTAACTAACGGAGATTTGAACACATTTTCACAATTATGTGAAAAGTATTCCGGAACGTTCCTAAAGGACGATACAATGTTTTTGATATCAAGGCTGAGAGACAATGTAATAAAGTGCGGACTTAGGAAAATAAACGTGGCATACTCTAAAATAAACCTA TCGAACGTGGCGAATAAACTGGGAATCAAATCAGTGGAACAAACGGAGAACATAATAGCTAAAGCAATCCACGATGGGATAATAGAGGCGCTGATAGACCATGAGAACCAATATGTGCAGTCGAAG GTCAACGTGGACCTCTACAAGAGTTATGAGCCGATGAGAGCGTTTCACAAGCGTATACAGTTCTGCCTGAAGCTCCACTCAAACGCAATCCAG GCGATGAGATACCCAGAGGAGCCCGATCACCCCAAGGATGTCAAAAACAACGCAAGCATAGACAAGGACCCACTGGAATct cTCGATTACGAAAATGATATGGGAGATGGAGgatttatgtaa
- a CDS encoding 60S ribosomal subunit biogenesis protein gives MDQPFLYGGNVLKKHVGQMSEGIDQNAGVVVMSKNIPLGFGITSKSTENLRNSLPDDIAVINQADIGHYLRYEAEII, from the exons ATGGACCAGCCGTTTTTATACGGAGGAAACGTGTTGAAG AAACACGTCGGACAAATGAGCGAAGGAATAGATCAGAACGCAGGAGTAGTAGTAatgtcaaaaaatataccaCTGGGCTTCGGAATAACGTCGAAGTCTACAGAAAACCTGAGGAACTCACTTCCAGATGATATCGCAGTGATCAACCAA gCGGACATTGGCCATTATTTGAGGTACGAAGCtgaaataatttaa
- a CDS encoding uncharacterized protein (YL1 nuclear family protein), giving the protein MSSSDHTTSDEDSAEESSSYDSSDEESFDESKVGIALELPKRENRGKKFNQLVGEELEKDQQFWGHSTWEEDEVDDDYNCSEGEEQYAYSTDSDFDDPEEEEEEEVDESHLKETKKKKKFGAYVDPMLLANKRTLQALSRKKAPSTVQTKKPTSSPIKAAYTPEDFIRERRATTKQKTEAIKELVNTRKTKKKKVSDNRKAKVREPRKYTQEELIEQAKRTEEANRKSLQSLQAWEDEKKKYTETKRFTYKGHYDIWISWNSLLSVVNPNQLDKDGNPVEAIAPHVEEKPLELYMFTTGKLPDYYVKAREDKLKPRRDRPKCAVTGEDAKYFDPKTQKYYSCIEAFKILRVQYHNENLNILKSKLDTIGTILTDLMKNENET; this is encoded by the exons atGAGTTCATCAGATCATACGACCAGTGACGAGGATAGCGCTGAAGAATCTTCTTCATATGATTCGTCTGATGAGGAATCATTTGATGAATCGAAGGTAGGAATAGCGCTTGAGTTGCCCAAAAGGGAGAATCGAGGCAAAAA GTTTAATCAGCTAGTCGGCGAAGAACTTGAAAAGGATCAGCAATTTTGGGGTCATTCGACCTGGGAGGAGGATGAAGTGGACGATGATTACAACTGCAGTGAGGGTGAGGAGCAGTACGCCTACTCCACCGATTCTGACTTTGACGACCCCGAGGAAGAG gaagaggaggaggttGACGAATCGCATCTTAAGGAGaccaagaagaagaagaagtttgGGGCGTACGTTGACCCGATGCTTCTGGCAAACAAGAGGACGTTGCAGGCTTTATCAAGAAAGAAA GCTCCTTCCACAGTGCAAACAAAGAAGCCAACCAGTTCACCCATTAAAGCTGCATACACACCGGAAG ACTTTATAAGAGAGAGGCGTGCTACAACAAAGCAGAAGACAGAGGCAATTAAGGAACTAGTCAATACCAGAAAAACTAAGAAG AAGAAAGTTTCAGATAACAGAAAAGCCAAAGTTCGTGAGCCTAGGAAGTATACTCAGGAGGAGCTGATCGAGCAGGCGAAAAGAACGGAAGAGGCGAACCGCAAGTCCTTACAGAGCCTTCAAGCATGG GAGgatgaaaagaaaaagtACACTGAAACCAAAAGATTCACCTACAAAGGCCATTATGACATCTGGATCAGCTGGAACTCGTTGCTCTCGGTCGTAAACCCGAACCAACTAGATAAAGATGGCAACCCAGTAGAAGCAATAGCGCCGCACGTGGAGGAGAAGCCACTAGAACTGTATATGTTTACAACCGGCAAATTGCCGGACTACTATGTGAAGGCCAGGGAAGATAAGCTAAAGCCTAGGAGAGATCGGCCCAAATGTGCCGTAACTGGCGAAGACGCCAAATATTTCGATcctaaaacacaaaaatactATAGCTGCATAGAAGCCTTCAAAATATTGCGTGTACAATATCACAACGAAAACCTGAACATTCTGAAGTCCAAATTGGATACAATAGGGACAATTTTAACAGATCTCatgaaaaatgaaaatgagACTTAA
- a CDS encoding uncharacterized protein (protein of unknown function DUF529 repeat containing protein) → MKYLITLLKILGVCVLGGIVDDTDLSSIGTAPVDLETYDISSATRFDVVSCVRRRIDELDYELCKRNEDVAINKVVDGDVVIWESVENHFRESSVIYELEIPVALRIRERGTGNLSFYRRIEEGWKMIPQVEYIEFLKELRGSVPTRSTFGINLRFHNENPNYEVEKITKKEANMYIYSPSRGHKVKFVYDNTRSIWKATEPSQKCISAVAYFKGEAPHLVHLFIADDNFQVNNIFFKLVKGQWKEVTEEQYTESVPELKDNSDRPIPAELDLKTYNYKQFDIKSRSFEDPYIKYIPKDQYRVTRVKYAGEIIWESEDPEIFASSVDFFVEGGPLMARINFNFQYPFYFTVFLKRSRGWEEGDETDAKDRIYVLQTRRNQVLNLINVDKKVVSAIPSTSNGIEYLLISCRKNYDVMAIREGTQEIWTYPGLDKYFANAWLYFYPKRPKLLHFRVRDTYLGHDDLYYLWKYGWWHSISRHDYSEIMKDMVFLTKHGLQHIEVPLSQEMRKQLEMQLSEGEKTKQETQDSEAVKKPLEVQTPRDTSSEDESARERTVDRGFKEKLYSKYGSPDFDPTDDEETLRLIAKLHDEDFYDEAATLTNSIEYLSFPYDLMSVKSSLDGAQPRRRRAISFSHYDPRAFREPKDPYPRPKTPLPPYRQTDADTDSDDDFNQLNLSRSKKYKSTSDIDKELELRGSYSLSQLKEAPSQSSISRSTSESWSSEEITFVPPPTPAPSIASTERTPSPTPPSTHYGSDASESSSSLHTPSPPDSPERPRRRIRQAPPKEDPEKPSKPDSALIPTISALLLISILSVVL, encoded by the coding sequence ATGAAGTACCTGATAAcacttttaaaaatactggGCGTGTGTGTTCTGGGAGGCATAGTGGACGACACGGACCTCTCCTCAATAGGCACGGCGCCAGTGGACCTAGAAACATACGATATCTCCTCAGCCACAAGGTTTGATGTAGTCTCGTGCGTAAGAAGAAGAATCGACGAGCTGGATTACGAGCTGTGCAAGAGGAATGAAGACGTGGCGATCAACAAAGTAGTGGACGGAGACGTGGTCATCTGGGAGAGCGTCGAAAACCACTTCAGAGAGTCGTCAGTGATCTACGAACTGGAGATCCCAGTTGCACTCAGAATCCGAGAACGAGGAACGGGCAACTTGAGCTTCTACAGGAGAATCGAAGAAGGATGGAAGATGATCCCGCAGGTCGAGTACATTGAGTTCCTAAAGGAACTGAGGGGATCAGTGCCGACGAGGTCGACCTTCGGAATAAACCTGAGGTTCCACAACGAAAACCCGAATTACGAAGTGGAAAAAATCACGAAAAAGGAGGCGAACATGTACATATACTCGCCCTCGAGAGGACACAAGGTCAAGTTCGTATACGACAACACAAGGTCGATATGGAAGGCGACGGAGCCCTCACAGAAATGCATATCAGCAGTGGCATACTTTAAGGGAGAGGCGCCGCACCTGGTGCACCTGTTCATAGCAGACGACAACTTCCAGGTCAACAACATCTTCTTCAAGCTCGTTAAGGGACAATGGAAGGAGGTGACGGAGGAGCAGTACACAGAGTCAGTGccggagctgaaggacaaCAGCGACAGGCCGATACCTGCGGAActggacctgaagacgTACAACTACAAGCAGTTCGACATAAAGTCGAGGTCGTTCGAAGACCCGTACATCAAGTACATCCCGAAGGACCAGTACAGAGTGACACGGGTGAAATACGCAGGAGAGATTATCTGGGAGTCTGAAGACCCGGAGATCTTCGCGTCGAGCGTGGACTTCTTCGTCGAGGGAGGGCCGCTGATGGCGAGGATCAACTTTAACTTCCAGTACCCCTTCTACTTCACAGTCTTCCTGAAGCGCTCCAGAGGCTGGGAGGAAGGAGACGAGACCGACGCGAAGGACAGGATCTACGTTCTGCAGACGAGGAGGAACCAGGTGCTGAACCTGATTAACGTGGACAAAAAGGTCGTGAGTGCCATCCCCTCGACGTCGAACGGTATAGAATACCTCTTGATTTCATGCAGGAAAAACTACGACGTCATGGCGATAAGAGAAGGAACGCAGGAAATATGGACGTACCCAGGACTCGACAAGTACTTTGCAAACGCCTGGCTCTACTTCTACCCGAAACGCCCGAAGTTGTTGCACTTCAGGGTCAGAGACACGTACCTGGGACACGACGACTTATACTACCTCTGGAAGTACGGGTGGTGGCATTCGATATCAAGGCACGACTATTCGGAGATCATGAAGGATATGGTGTTCCTGACCAAGCATGGGCTCCAGCACATAGAAGTGCCACTGTCCCAAGAAATGAGAAAGCAGCTCGAGATGCAATTGTCGGAGGGAGAGAAAACGAAGCAAGAAACGCAAGACTCGGAGGCAGTTAAAAAACCGCTCGAAGTGCAAACGCCGAGGGACACGAGCTCTGAGGACGAGAGCGCAAGAGAGAGAACAGTGGACCGAGGCTTCAAGGAGAAGCTGTACTCGAAGTACGGCTCACCCGACTTCGACCCGACGGACGACGAGGAAACACTCCGCCTGATCGCCAAGCTGCACGACGAGGATTTTTACGACGAGGCTGCGACGCTGACCAACTCGATTGAGTACCTCTCCTTCCCCTACGACCTGATGTCAGTCAAGTCGTCGCTGGACGGAGCGCAGccgagaaggagaagggcGATATCCTTCAGCCACTACGACCCGCGGGCATTCAGGGAGCCCAAGGACCCGTACCCGAGGCCCAAAACACCACTCCCGCCCTACAGGCAGACGGACGCGGACACCGACTCTGACGACGACTTCAACCAACTAAACCTGTCGCGCAGCAAGAAGTACAAGAGCACGAGCGACATCGACAAGGAGCTCGAGCTGCGCGGATCGTACTCGCTTTCACAGCTGAAGGAAGCACCAAGTCAGTCCTCGATCTCCAGGTCAACCTCCGAGTCGTGGTCGTCAGAAGAAATCACGTTCGTGCCACCGCCCACGCCGGCGCCGAGTATAGCGTCCACAGAGAGAACTCCGTCGCCGACGCCGCCATCGACGCACTACGGGTCCGACGCCTCGGAGTCTTCGTCGTCCCTGCACACGCCATCGCCGCCGGACAGCCCCGAGCGGCCGAGGAGACGCATTCGCCAGGCGCCGCCGAAGGAAGATCCCGAAAAGCCGTCGAAACCCGATTCTGCCCTCATCCCAACGATCTCGGCACTGCTCCTGATATCGATCTTATCAGTCGTTTTGTAA